One genomic window of Pseudomonas chlororaphis subsp. piscium includes the following:
- a CDS encoding ABC transporter substrate-binding protein, which produces MQRRTLLKASLTVAGALSLPLGVRNAFAADPFTFYGLKSMSGAFASYGKFADMGSRLAVEQYPTLLGRPLNYKVIDTEGNAGKAVRKVQEAIAQDGARFFQGCTLSSSALAVAKEVGKVNGVFMTPVGADEVTGKDCNASTFRWSVPTYGAIRETMVPLIKRLPEAKRWYTITPQYVFGEALLAGAKQVCAEHGIEHVGNSYHSLQEQEFSGYLTNAIAAQPDVLVLLNFGSQSSNALRQAVNFGIKERMKVLLVWSAGLDQFQELGSDVLEGVYLGAQYWHQVDTPLNRDLVKLTQAKYGINPTYPLAADYIGTKIMLDTIVATGSFDGATVAKAMQGLTYQGPTGEESIRAGDHQVIKDYYLLQGKATASMRDKDDLAEVLSSGRSFPDAGATGCNLA; this is translated from the coding sequence ATGCAGCGTCGTACGTTGTTGAAAGCCAGTCTGACCGTTGCCGGAGCCCTCAGCCTTCCGCTGGGGGTGCGCAACGCCTTTGCCGCCGACCCCTTTACCTTCTACGGGCTCAAGTCGATGTCCGGCGCCTTCGCCAGCTACGGCAAGTTCGCCGACATGGGCTCGCGCCTGGCGGTGGAACAGTACCCGACCCTGCTCGGCCGCCCGCTGAACTACAAGGTGATCGACACCGAAGGCAACGCCGGCAAGGCGGTGCGCAAGGTCCAGGAGGCGATTGCCCAGGACGGCGCGCGATTCTTCCAGGGCTGCACCCTGTCGTCTTCGGCGCTGGCGGTGGCCAAGGAAGTGGGCAAGGTCAACGGCGTGTTCATGACCCCGGTGGGCGCCGACGAAGTCACTGGCAAGGACTGCAATGCCTCGACCTTTCGCTGGTCGGTGCCGACCTACGGCGCCATTCGCGAAACCATGGTGCCGCTGATCAAGCGCCTGCCCGAGGCCAAGCGCTGGTACACCATCACCCCGCAATACGTATTCGGCGAAGCGCTGCTGGCCGGCGCCAAACAGGTGTGCGCCGAGCATGGCATCGAGCACGTTGGCAACAGCTATCACTCGTTGCAGGAACAGGAGTTCTCCGGCTACCTGACCAACGCCATCGCCGCCCAGCCCGACGTGCTGGTGCTGCTCAACTTCGGCAGCCAGTCCTCCAACGCCTTGCGCCAGGCGGTGAACTTCGGCATCAAGGAACGCATGAAAGTGCTGCTGGTGTGGTCCGCCGGGCTCGACCAGTTCCAGGAGCTGGGCAGCGACGTGCTCGAAGGCGTCTATCTCGGCGCGCAGTACTGGCACCAGGTCGACACCCCGCTCAACCGCGATCTGGTCAAGCTGACCCAGGCCAAGTACGGCATCAACCCTACCTACCCGCTGGCCGCCGACTACATCGGCACCAAGATCATGCTCGACACCATAGTCGCCACCGGCAGTTTCGACGGCGCGACCGTGGCCAAGGCCATGCAAGGCCTGACGTACCAGGGGCCGACCGGCGAGGAAAGCATCCGCGCCGGCGACCACCAGGTAATCAAGGATTACTACCTGCTGCAGGGCAAGGCCACGGCCAGCATGCGCGACAAGGACGACCTGGCCGAAGTGCTCAGTTCCGGGCGCTCGTTCCCGGATGCCGGCGCCACCGGCTGCAACCTGGCCTGA
- a CDS encoding ABC transporter ATP-binding protein, with protein sequence MLTVENIHSYYDKSHVLEGVSLQVNAGELVTLLGRNGAGKTTTLRSILGIICPRQGQIRFNGQELVGKKIFEIARQGLALVPEHRGIFRLLSVEENLRIAQRKSSRWQLEDVYGMFPRLKERRKNAGHALSGGEQQMLAIARALLNDPKLLILDEPTEGLAPVIVDELVKILRKIKDDGLPVLLVEQNLMVCDKLADRHYVLEQGRVVYQGSAADFRADPSIKNRYLALSA encoded by the coding sequence ATGCTGACCGTCGAGAATATCCATTCCTACTACGACAAGAGCCACGTCCTCGAAGGCGTCTCGCTGCAGGTCAACGCCGGCGAACTGGTGACCCTGCTGGGGCGCAACGGCGCGGGCAAGACCACCACCCTGCGCAGCATCCTCGGGATCATCTGCCCGCGCCAGGGGCAGATCCGCTTCAACGGCCAGGAGCTGGTGGGCAAGAAGATCTTCGAGATCGCCCGCCAGGGCCTGGCGCTGGTACCGGAGCACCGCGGCATCTTCCGCTTGCTCAGCGTCGAGGAGAACCTGCGCATCGCCCAGCGCAAGAGCAGCCGCTGGCAGCTGGAGGATGTCTACGGCATGTTCCCGCGCCTCAAGGAACGGCGCAAAAACGCCGGCCACGCGCTGTCCGGCGGCGAGCAGCAGATGCTCGCCATCGCCCGCGCCCTGCTCAACGATCCCAAACTGCTGATTCTCGACGAACCCACCGAAGGCCTGGCCCCGGTGATCGTCGACGAGCTGGTGAAGATCCTGCGCAAGATCAAGGACGACGGCCTGCCGGTGCTGCTGGTGGAGCAGAACCTGATGGTCTGCGACAAGCTCGCCGACCGCCATTACGTCCTCGAACAGGGTCGCGTGGTCTACCAAGGCAGCGCCGCTGACTTCCGCGCCGACCCGAGCATCAAGAACCGCTACCTGGCCCTGAGCGCCTGA
- a CDS encoding branched-chain amino acid ABC transporter permease: MSEKNPLPFAKTQSRALPWLVVAVLIGLPLVLPSATLASEILIFALAALACNLLLGYTGLLSFGQGIFFGAGAYCAALLMIHLQLGLFSALFGAALVGALLALLVGALAIRRTGIYFVMLTLAFSQMAYFIAYTLSDWTGGDNGLLSVPRPEIRIGDTVLLSLSDARYFYAFVAVLFLLIFIGARRVIASPFGSTLMAIRENETRAAAIGYDTRHFKILVFMLSGAVTGIAGALYAMLLHFVPLSSIDLAMSENILIMTIVGGTGSLFGSLLGAGSIVLLGEFLSELWPRWLMLLGIILILVVIFMRGGLWGGLSSLFERILRPRKAALPTEEKLS; encoded by the coding sequence ATGAGCGAGAAAAATCCCCTGCCGTTCGCCAAGACCCAGTCGCGCGCCCTGCCGTGGCTGGTGGTCGCGGTACTGATCGGCCTGCCGCTGGTGTTGCCATCGGCGACCCTGGCCAGCGAGATCCTGATCTTCGCCCTCGCGGCGCTGGCCTGTAACCTGCTGCTGGGCTACACCGGCCTGCTGTCGTTCGGCCAGGGCATCTTCTTCGGCGCCGGGGCCTACTGCGCCGCGCTGCTGATGATCCACCTGCAACTGGGGCTGTTCAGCGCCCTCTTCGGCGCGGCCCTGGTGGGCGCGCTGCTGGCGTTGCTGGTGGGCGCCCTGGCGATCCGGCGCACCGGTATCTACTTCGTGATGCTGACCCTGGCGTTCAGCCAGATGGCCTACTTCATCGCCTACACCCTGAGCGACTGGACCGGCGGCGACAATGGCCTGCTCAGCGTGCCGCGCCCGGAGATCCGCATCGGCGACACGGTGCTGCTGTCGCTGAGCGACGCGCGCTACTTCTACGCCTTTGTCGCGGTGCTGTTCCTGCTGATCTTCATCGGCGCCCGGCGGGTGATCGCCTCGCCGTTCGGCAGCACGCTGATGGCGATCCGCGAGAACGAAACCCGCGCCGCCGCCATCGGCTACGACACCCGGCACTTCAAGATCCTGGTGTTCATGCTGTCCGGCGCGGTCACCGGGATCGCCGGGGCGCTGTACGCCATGCTCCTGCATTTCGTGCCGCTGTCGAGCATCGACCTGGCGATGTCGGAAAACATCCTGATCATGACCATAGTCGGCGGCACCGGCTCGCTGTTCGGCTCCCTGCTGGGCGCCGGTTCCATCGTGCTGCTCGGCGAGTTCCTCTCCGAACTCTGGCCACGCTGGCTGATGCTGCTGGGAATCATCCTGATCCTGGTGGTGATCTTCATGCGCGGTGGTTTGTGGGGCGGCTTGTCGAGCCTGTTCGAACGCATCCTGAGGCCACGCAAGGCGGCCCTGCCGACCGAGGAGAAACTGTCATGA
- a CDS encoding branched-chain amino acid ABC transporter permease, producing MLNLYLFQILNGLGLGMIYFLIAVGLTIIFGLLNFVNFAHGAFFLLGAYICYTAVSLTGSFWLALLVAPLVVAALAWAIERLLIQRIYHLPHTFQILVTLGIALIIQEASVLIWGPVGKSVAVPELLRGVLIVGDFVYPYYRLFLIVFSALVGLALWLLLERTRFGALVRAGSESTETVSLLGTNIFRLFSMTFALGVALAGIAGVLFAPLRGAQPFVGPEILGVAFVVVVIGGMGSFSGALVGGLLVGVVQSLMTTLWPQGASLMIYGAMAAVILVRPYGLFGRA from the coding sequence ATGCTCAATCTTTACCTGTTCCAGATCCTCAATGGCCTCGGCCTGGGGATGATCTACTTCCTGATCGCGGTGGGCCTGACGATCATTTTCGGCCTGCTGAACTTCGTCAATTTCGCCCACGGCGCGTTCTTCCTGCTCGGGGCCTACATCTGCTACACCGCCGTCAGCCTCACCGGCAGCTTCTGGCTGGCGCTGCTGGTCGCGCCGCTGGTGGTCGCGGCCCTGGCCTGGGCCATCGAGCGATTGCTGATCCAGCGCATCTACCACCTGCCCCACACCTTCCAGATCCTGGTGACCCTGGGCATCGCGCTGATCATCCAGGAAGCCAGCGTGCTGATCTGGGGCCCCGTCGGCAAAAGCGTCGCGGTGCCGGAACTGCTGCGCGGCGTACTGATCGTCGGCGACTTCGTCTACCCCTACTACCGCCTGTTCCTCATTGTCTTCTCGGCACTGGTGGGGCTGGCGCTGTGGCTGCTGCTGGAGCGCACGCGCTTCGGCGCCCTGGTGCGCGCCGGCAGCGAAAGCACCGAGACCGTGTCGCTGCTGGGCACCAACATCTTCCGCCTGTTCTCCATGACCTTCGCCCTCGGCGTGGCCCTGGCCGGGATCGCCGGGGTGCTGTTCGCCCCGTTGCGTGGCGCCCAGCCCTTTGTCGGCCCGGAAATCCTCGGGGTCGCCTTCGTGGTGGTGGTGATCGGCGGCATGGGTTCGTTCAGCGGCGCCCTGGTGGGCGGCCTGCTGGTGGGCGTGGTGCAGAGCCTGATGACCACCCTCTGGCCGCAAGGCGCCAGCCTGATGATCTACGGCGCCATGGCGGCGGTGATTCTGGTCCGTCCCTACGGCCTGTTCGGGAGAGCATGA
- a CDS encoding FadR/GntR family transcriptional regulator, giving the protein MLKRPVRRKRQKLSDVIVESVKRSIVINALRPGDRLPTERELMESFQCSKGSAREALKALEVEGLVNTRTGPSGGAYLNQAGTEPASRALRNYLHFQQMDGEQVYQLRKVIEVELAVSVIGRLSADDFEALQANIDFCSAPEDSEAGQREQRIAELEFHNLLGRACPNPLLSFMAQFLNDLLRDLVVLKKAYKPKRKQFDAANLDYHKRLLLAFKAEDEAAVRQLMHEHMCDAEHHMSALEGEVTQHFLLEFDHHH; this is encoded by the coding sequence ATGCTCAAACGACCTGTTCGCCGCAAACGCCAGAAGCTTTCCGACGTGATTGTCGAGTCGGTCAAACGCTCCATCGTGATCAACGCCCTGCGTCCCGGCGACCGCTTGCCGACCGAGCGCGAGCTGATGGAAAGCTTCCAGTGTTCCAAGGGGTCGGCCCGCGAAGCGCTCAAGGCGCTGGAGGTCGAAGGGCTGGTCAACACCCGCACCGGCCCCAGCGGCGGCGCCTACCTGAACCAGGCCGGCACTGAGCCGGCGAGCCGAGCCCTGCGCAATTACCTGCACTTCCAGCAGATGGACGGCGAGCAGGTGTACCAGCTGCGCAAGGTCATCGAAGTGGAGCTGGCGGTGTCGGTGATCGGCCGCCTCAGCGCCGACGACTTTGAGGCGCTGCAGGCCAATATCGACTTCTGCAGCGCCCCGGAAGACAGCGAGGCCGGCCAGCGCGAACAGCGCATCGCCGAGCTGGAATTCCACAACCTGCTGGGCCGCGCCTGCCCCAACCCACTGCTGAGTTTCATGGCGCAGTTCCTCAACGACCTGCTGCGCGACCTGGTGGTGCTGAAGAAGGCCTACAAGCCCAAGCGCAAGCAGTTCGACGCCGCCAACCTCGATTACCACAAGCGCCTGTTGCTGGCCTTCAAAGCCGAGGACGAAGCCGCGGTACGCCAGCTGATGCACGAACACATGTGCGACGCCGAACACCATATGAGCGCCCTCGAGGGCGAGGTCACCCAACACTTCCTGCTGGAGTTCGATCACCACCACTGA
- a CDS encoding Zn-dependent hydrolase, giving the protein MNSPIVSVPLLQDSAPLVNRERLWQSLMDLAQLGATAKGGVCRLALTDLDRQARDLFVRWCEEAGCSVSIDGIGNIFARRAGRNPQLPPVMTGSHIDTQPTGGKFDGCYGVMAGLEVIRTLNDLGLQTEAPIEVVVWTNEEGSRFPPCMMGSGVFAGKFDLDDTLRKQDEQGLSVGSELQRISYAGSRAVLGHPVGAYFEAHIEQGPVLEDRQTTIGVVMGCLGQKWFDLTLSGVEAHAGPTPMHLRKDALVGAAQVISAVNRIAHEQQPHACGTVGCLSLHPGSRNVIPGQVQMTLDLRHLHADKLQAMVDEVRQVIEDTCQQHGLGFELTATADFPPLDFDPACVAAVRQGAEQLGLSHMDIVSGAGHDAIFIAELGPAGMIFVPCEGGISHNEIENAAPQDLADGCAVLLRAMVNAAQQTGATA; this is encoded by the coding sequence ATGAACAGTCCGATTGTGTCCGTACCCCTGTTGCAAGACAGCGCCCCGCTGGTCAATCGCGAACGCCTCTGGCAATCGCTGATGGACCTCGCTCAACTGGGCGCCACCGCCAAGGGCGGCGTATGCCGCCTGGCCCTGACCGACCTCGACCGCCAGGCCCGCGACCTGTTCGTGCGCTGGTGCGAAGAGGCCGGCTGCAGCGTCAGCATCGACGGCATCGGCAATATCTTCGCCCGCCGCGCCGGGCGTAACCCGCAACTGCCGCCGGTGATGACCGGCAGCCATATCGACACCCAGCCCACCGGCGGCAAGTTCGACGGCTGCTACGGGGTGATGGCCGGCCTGGAGGTGATCCGCACCCTCAACGACCTCGGCCTGCAGACCGAGGCACCGATCGAGGTGGTGGTCTGGACCAACGAAGAAGGTTCGCGCTTCCCGCCGTGCATGATGGGCTCGGGGGTGTTCGCCGGTAAGTTCGACCTCGACGACACCCTGCGCAAGCAGGACGAACAGGGGCTGTCGGTGGGCAGCGAGTTGCAGCGCATCAGTTATGCCGGCTCGCGGGCGGTGCTCGGCCATCCGGTGGGCGCGTATTTCGAGGCGCACATCGAACAGGGTCCGGTGCTGGAAGACCGCCAGACCACCATTGGCGTGGTCATGGGCTGCCTCGGCCAGAAGTGGTTCGACCTGACCCTGAGTGGGGTCGAGGCCCATGCCGGGCCGACGCCGATGCACCTGCGCAAGGACGCCCTGGTGGGCGCCGCCCAGGTGATCAGCGCGGTCAATCGCATCGCCCATGAACAACAGCCCCACGCCTGTGGCACCGTCGGCTGCCTGAGCCTGCACCCGGGCTCGCGCAACGTGATTCCCGGCCAGGTGCAGATGACCCTCGACCTGCGCCACCTGCATGCCGATAAGCTGCAGGCCATGGTCGACGAGGTGCGCCAGGTGATCGAAGACACCTGCCAGCAGCACGGCCTGGGCTTCGAGCTGACCGCCACCGCCGACTTCCCGCCGCTGGACTTCGACCCCGCCTGCGTCGCCGCGGTGCGCCAGGGCGCCGAACAGCTGGGCCTGAGCCATATGGACATCGTCAGCGGCGCCGGGCACGACGCGATCTTCATCGCCGAGCTGGGCCCGGCGGGGATGATCTTCGTGCCCTGCGAAGGCGGCATCAGCCACAACGAAATCGAAAACGCCGCGCCCCAGGACCTGGCCGACGGTTGCGCGGTGTTGCTGCGGGCCATGGTCAACGCGGCACAACAAACAGGTGCGACGGCATGA
- a CDS encoding DUF488 domain-containing protein, with protein sequence MIQCKRAYEPASPDDGYRVLVDRLWPRNCRKEQLPLDEWLKDLAPSTGLRRAFKSGELDFASFRSRYRQELTARPEHWWALLERAQKGRLTLVYSAHDEAHNNARVLAEWLEDELDRQGEGSSPVCYAHLSPPE encoded by the coding sequence ATGATTCAGTGCAAACGCGCCTACGAGCCGGCGAGCCCCGACGACGGTTATCGGGTGCTGGTGGACCGGCTGTGGCCGCGCAACTGTCGCAAGGAGCAGTTGCCGCTGGATGAGTGGTTGAAAGACCTGGCGCCGTCCACCGGATTGCGTCGCGCCTTCAAGTCCGGCGAGCTGGATTTCGCCAGCTTCCGCAGCCGTTACCGCCAGGAGCTGACAGCCCGCCCCGAGCATTGGTGGGCGTTGCTGGAGCGCGCGCAAAAGGGCCGCTTGACCCTGGTGTACTCGGCCCATGATGAAGCGCACAACAATGCCCGGGTGCTGGCCGAGTGGCTGGAAGACGAGCTGGACCGCCAGGGCGAGGGGAGTTCGCCGGTGTGTTACGCGCACCTGTCGCCGCCTGAGTGA
- a CDS encoding MGH1-like glycoside hydrolase domain-containing protein: MTAAAAASILETVEGQRLNGPAGEPWREWGPYLSERQWGTVREDYSADGDAWAYLPHDHARSRAYRWGEDGLAGFSDKAQHWCLGLALWNERDSILKERLFGLNNAEGNHGEDVKELYFYLDGVPSHAYMRMLYKYPQAAFPYEDLLRENARRGLDDTEYEILDTGVFEDDRYFDVTVEYAKHAVDDIFMRVTVHNRFHQPARLRVLPQVWARNTWSWGGDSRKPSLRLEGERLLARHPRCSPMQVTAWGPEPCEWLFCNNETNFPKLDGLATPGPFKDGINDYLLGGASTAIARDGGTRAAAHFSLELAGLESKSLYLRFAPAGSTQVSARTLFAQRRAEADEFYAALQQGIADADARNVQRQALAGLLWSKQLYDFDVNRWLDGDPGQPAPPAPHAHLRNSHWRHLANFDIVAMPDTWEYPWYASWDLGFQAVALALIDPGFAKHQLLLLVKDRFMHPNGQLPAYEWRFDDANPPVHAWASWRVYQREKALTGQGDMDFLERIFHKLLLNFSWWVNRKDAEGRNLFQGGFLGLDNIALFDRSAPLPPGYTLDQADGTAWVAAYALDLMRIALELARRNPVYVDIAVKFFEHFLYIAGAINRLDNSDAGLWDEQDRFFYDVLHRPDGGNEPLRLRSIVGLMPLFAVQVLEQHEHECLPGLRERLLEFMHHRPDLASLVSRWNEPGQGNRLLLALLRGERTKDLLKRMLDEAEFLSDFGIRSLSRVFAEHPFALQVDGHQLRARYAPADSDSRLYGGNSNWRGPLWMPINYMLIESLREFHRYYADNFSVEYPSGSGYLASLEEVADSLSQRLTRLFLRDEDGRRPSMCAYAQLQADPRDRELLLFHEYFHGDTGRGLGASHQTGWTALVALLLQPGA, from the coding sequence ATGACGGCAGCAGCGGCGGCAAGCATCCTCGAAACGGTCGAAGGCCAGCGCCTCAATGGCCCGGCGGGCGAACCCTGGCGCGAGTGGGGGCCGTACCTGAGCGAGCGGCAGTGGGGCACGGTGCGCGAGGACTACAGCGCCGATGGCGATGCCTGGGCCTACTTGCCCCACGACCATGCCCGCAGCCGGGCCTACCGCTGGGGCGAGGACGGGCTGGCGGGGTTCTCCGACAAGGCCCAGCACTGGTGCCTGGGGCTGGCCCTGTGGAACGAGCGCGACAGCATTCTCAAGGAGCGCCTGTTCGGCCTGAACAACGCCGAGGGCAATCACGGCGAAGACGTCAAGGAGCTGTATTTCTACCTCGATGGCGTGCCCAGCCATGCCTATATGCGCATGCTCTACAAATACCCGCAGGCGGCCTTTCCCTATGAGGACCTGCTGCGGGAAAACGCCCGGCGCGGCCTGGACGATACCGAGTACGAGATCCTCGACACCGGGGTGTTCGAGGACGACCGCTACTTCGACGTGACGGTGGAATACGCCAAGCACGCGGTCGACGACATCTTCATGCGGGTCACCGTACACAACCGCTTTCACCAGCCGGCGCGCCTGCGGGTCTTGCCCCAGGTCTGGGCGCGCAATACCTGGAGCTGGGGCGGCGATTCGCGCAAGCCGAGCCTGCGCCTGGAGGGCGAGCGACTGCTGGCCCGGCATCCGCGCTGTTCGCCGATGCAGGTCACGGCCTGGGGGCCGGAGCCTTGCGAGTGGCTGTTCTGCAACAACGAAACCAACTTCCCGAAGCTCGATGGCCTCGCCACGCCCGGCCCGTTCAAGGACGGGATCAACGACTACCTGCTGGGTGGCGCCAGCACTGCCATTGCCCGCGACGGCGGGACCCGCGCCGCCGCCCACTTCAGCCTGGAGCTGGCCGGGCTGGAGAGCAAAAGCCTGTATCTGCGTTTTGCCCCGGCCGGTTCGACCCAGGTCAGCGCCCGAACGCTGTTTGCACAACGACGGGCCGAGGCCGACGAGTTCTACGCCGCGCTGCAACAGGGCATCGCCGATGCCGACGCGCGTAATGTGCAGCGCCAGGCCCTGGCCGGGCTGCTGTGGTCCAAGCAACTCTACGATTTCGATGTCAACCGCTGGCTTGATGGCGACCCTGGCCAGCCCGCGCCACCGGCGCCCCACGCCCATCTGCGCAACAGCCATTGGCGGCACCTGGCGAACTTCGACATCGTGGCCATGCCCGACACCTGGGAATACCCCTGGTACGCCTCCTGGGACCTGGGTTTCCAGGCGGTGGCCCTGGCCTTGATCGATCCGGGGTTCGCCAAGCACCAGCTGTTGCTGCTGGTCAAGGACCGCTTCATGCACCCCAATGGGCAATTGCCGGCCTACGAGTGGCGCTTCGACGACGCCAACCCGCCGGTGCACGCCTGGGCCAGCTGGCGGGTGTACCAGCGGGAAAAAGCCCTGACCGGCCAGGGCGACATGGACTTTCTCGAGCGGATCTTCCACAAGCTGCTGCTGAATTTTTCCTGGTGGGTCAACCGCAAGGACGCCGAGGGGCGCAACCTGTTCCAGGGCGGTTTCCTCGGCCTCGACAACATCGCGCTGTTCGACCGCTCGGCGCCCTTGCCGCCGGGTTACACCCTGGACCAGGCTGACGGCACTGCCTGGGTCGCGGCCTACGCCCTGGACCTGATGCGCATTGCCCTGGAGCTGGCCAGGCGCAACCCGGTGTACGTGGATATCGCGGTGAAGTTCTTCGAGCACTTCCTGTACATCGCCGGGGCCATCAACCGGCTGGATAACAGCGACGCAGGGCTGTGGGACGAGCAGGACCGGTTCTTCTACGACGTGCTGCATCGCCCCGACGGCGGCAACGAACCGCTGCGCCTGCGCTCCATCGTCGGCCTGATGCCGCTGTTCGCCGTGCAGGTGCTGGAGCAGCATGAACACGAATGCCTGCCGGGGCTGCGTGAGCGCCTGCTGGAGTTCATGCACCATCGGCCGGACCTGGCCAGCCTGGTGTCGCGCTGGAACGAACCGGGGCAGGGCAATCGCCTGTTGCTCGCCCTGCTGCGCGGCGAGCGCACCAAGGACTTGCTCAAGCGCATGCTCGACGAGGCGGAGTTTCTCTCCGACTTCGGTATCCGTTCGCTGTCCAGGGTCTTCGCCGAACACCCCTTCGCCCTGCAGGTCGACGGTCATCAGCTGCGCGCCCGGTACGCGCCGGCCGATTCCGACTCACGACTGTATGGCGGCAACTCCAACTGGCGCGGGCCGCTGTGGATGCCGATCAACTACATGCTGATTGAGTCTCTACGTGAGTTTCATCGCTACTACGCCGACAACTTCTCGGTGGAATACCCCAGCGGTTCCGGCTACCTGGCATCCCTGGAGGAAGTCGCCGACAGTCTGAGCCAGCGCTTGACCCGCCTGTTCCTGCGCGACGAGGACGGGCGGCGCCCGTCGATGTGCGCCTACGCGCAATTGCAGGCCGACCCCCGGGACCGGGAGCTGCTGCTGTTCCATGAGTACTTCCACGGCGACACCGGCCGCGGCCTGGGGGCCAGCCACCAGACCGGCTGGACGGCGCTGGTGGCATTGTTGTTGCAGCCCGGGGCCTAG
- a CDS encoding GNAT family N-acetyltransferase, giving the protein MKIDTRIPIVNGDFYLGPLLISHVASWYEYLTDERVNRYTSWNLQSLAELEELVHFYNSGSPGGAVRFGVFSVSTHELVGTVGLHSFSIKDGRAEIAYDVRPEFWRRGIARAACGALAGLALGKWKLQRVQATLLDENIGSAKVLQRCGFEFEGVMRKYRVLRGVARDYHLYSRVVEA; this is encoded by the coding sequence GTGAAGATCGATACGCGGATTCCTATTGTTAATGGCGATTTTTATCTGGGGCCGTTGTTAATTTCCCATGTGGCGAGCTGGTACGAGTATCTGACGGATGAGCGGGTCAATCGTTATACCAGTTGGAATCTGCAGAGCCTGGCGGAGCTTGAGGAACTGGTTCACTTCTATAACTCTGGGAGCCCTGGAGGAGCGGTACGTTTCGGAGTATTCAGTGTCAGTACCCACGAACTGGTTGGCACGGTAGGGCTGCACTCGTTTTCGATAAAGGATGGTCGCGCGGAAATAGCCTATGACGTCAGGCCCGAGTTCTGGCGGCGAGGGATCGCTCGCGCGGCTTGTGGCGCCCTGGCCGGGTTGGCGCTCGGCAAGTGGAAATTGCAGCGTGTCCAGGCAACCCTGCTGGACGAGAACATTGGTTCGGCGAAAGTGCTGCAGCGGTGTGGGTTCGAGTTCGAAGGCGTGATGCGTAAATACCGGGTGCTCAGGGGCGTTGCCCGGGATTACCACCTTTACTCGCGGGTCGTTGAGGCGTGA
- a CDS encoding ABC transporter ATP-binding protein, translating to MSSPAQYLLQTQDLELAYGAFHAVNGVNLKVEAGTIHTIIGPNGAGKTSLFHCLTGERQATAGAILFNGKNIIKKPAHGRVGLGMARSFQLTSLFQNLSVRENLRLAAQGRDGLAALNFWRHLDSRREHLEMADQVLERLQLTARADTLAGELSHGQQRVLEVGMSICSRPKLLMLDEPTSGMGIDDIPIMTQLISDLGRDHTVLLIEHNMSIVMSISQRITVMSHGQILVEGTPEFVRADERVRSAYLGEAA from the coding sequence ATGAGCAGCCCCGCGCAGTACCTGCTGCAAACCCAGGACCTGGAGCTGGCCTACGGCGCCTTCCACGCGGTCAACGGCGTCAACCTGAAGGTCGAGGCCGGCACCATCCACACCATCATCGGTCCCAACGGCGCCGGCAAGACCAGCCTGTTCCACTGCCTGACCGGCGAACGCCAGGCCACCGCAGGGGCGATCCTGTTCAACGGCAAGAACATCATCAAGAAGCCGGCCCACGGCCGGGTCGGCCTGGGCATGGCCCGTTCGTTCCAGTTGACCAGCCTGTTCCAGAACCTCAGCGTGCGGGAAAACCTGCGCCTGGCCGCCCAGGGTCGCGATGGCCTGGCGGCGCTGAACTTCTGGCGCCACCTCGACAGCCGCCGCGAACACCTGGAGATGGCCGACCAGGTGCTCGAACGCCTGCAACTGACGGCACGCGCCGACACCCTCGCCGGCGAGCTGTCCCACGGCCAGCAGCGGGTGCTGGAAGTCGGCATGTCGATCTGCTCCAGGCCGAAGCTGCTGATGCTCGACGAGCCGACCTCCGGCATGGGCATCGACGACATCCCGATCATGACCCAGCTGATCAGCGACCTGGGCCGCGACCACACGGTGCTGCTGATCGAGCACAACATGAGCATCGTCATGTCCATCAGCCAACGCATCACCGTCATGAGCCACGGCCAGATCCTGGTCGAAGGCACGCCAGAATTCGTCCGCGCCGACGAGCGCGTGCGCAGCGCCTACCTGGGAGAAGCCGCCTGA